The following are from one region of the Penaeus chinensis breed Huanghai No. 1 chromosome 5, ASM1920278v2, whole genome shotgun sequence genome:
- the LOC125025899 gene encoding alpha-(1,3)-fucosyltransferase C-like isoform X2, with protein sequence MWQERGECGGAPCRVLYDKAFLREADAVVIRPTVRRLPRARTPRQLWVLFSVEAPTHPEWSIARGRRGIFNWTMTYHRDSDVIMPFGRVLPRLPHHRQERERDHWSEKNASRLAVWITSHCETPSRREEYVAALRRVVDVDVYGSCGNLSSGTRDTIVYMPKEVSSFRLGNSYMFYLAFENSVCEDYVTEKFFKALAMDVVPVVLGGADYSSIAPPNSFVAAMDFASPVLLGAHLLSIARNRSLYNSFFAWKSEYQIDLGFPFYPLVCDLCRKLHQSSRQNVRTYTDVESWFRKVSRCHPWQRPGRQQSRLP encoded by the exons GCAGGAGCGGGGCGAGTGCGGGGGCGCGCCGTGCCGTGTGCTGTACGACAAGGCATTCCTCCGGGAGGCCGACGCCGTGGTGATCAGACCGACCGTGCGTCGCCTGCCGCGCGCCAGGACGCCGAGGCAGCTTTGGGTTCTGTTCTCCGTGGAGGCCCCGACGC ACCCCGAATGGAGCATCGCCCGGGGCAGGAGGGGGATCTTCAACTGGACTATGACTTACCACCGGGACTCTGACGTGATCATGCCCTTTGGTCGCGTTCTGCCTCGCCTTCCCCACCACCGTCAGGAGAGAG AGCGCGATCACTGGTCTGAGAAAAATGCCTCGCGATTGGCCGTGTGGATAACATCGCACTGCGAAACCCCATCGCGACGTGAGGAGTACGTGGCTGCTCTTCGTCG GGTAGTCGACGTGGACGTGTACGGGTCGTGCGGGAACCTCTCGAGCGGGACGCGAGACACCATCGTCTACATGCCGAAGGAGGTGTCCAGCTTCCGCCTCGGCAACTCCTACATGTTCTACCTCGCCTTCGAAAACTCAGTCT GCGAAGACTACGTGACGGAGAAATTCTTCAAGGCCCTGGCCATGGACGTGGTGCCCGTGGTGCTGGGCGGGGCCGACTACTCGTCCATAGCGCCCCCGAACTCCTTCGTCGCCGCCATGGACTTCGCCAGCCCCGTCCTCCTGGGCGCCCACCTGCTCTCGATCGCTCGCAACCGCTCGCTTTATAACAG CTTCTTCGCGTGGAAAAGCGAGTACCAGATAGACCTTGGCTTTCCTTTTTACCCCCTGGTGTGTGATCTGTGCAGGAAGTTGCATCAAAGCAGTCG GCAAAATGTGAGAACTTACACGGATGTTGAGAGTTGGTTTAGAAAAGTATCTCGCTGTCATCCGTGGCAGAGACCAGGCCGTCAGCAGAGTCGATTACCCTGA